In Pseudophryne corroboree isolate aPseCor3 chromosome 7, aPseCor3.hap2, whole genome shotgun sequence, a single window of DNA contains:
- the LOC134945529 gene encoding somatostatin receptor type 5-like isoform X1 gives METFPENTSMENFSFYYYEFNETVDVDYKYNVSKFFIPYLLVFAVGLIGNALVLYIVLRFRKMWTTSNIYMFSLALGDLFYMLCLLFFATEIASSYWPLGAFMCRLFWTLTTLTTFSSIYFLAVMSISVFIQLYFPAFSKKRCGLKAASLTSLVVWILCLLLGTPIFIHADMDEYNNCKIFWPNPVAFWKISVTSYTFTMAFLLPLTLILIFLILTALRARNQEKTTETDFDSLKENLVLIAVLCLVYVIVWLPTHVLEIISSTVYNFHIDEGVYYGVSLISYLKSCIYPILFGFLSQSFKEAFKKVLCCKKMQNGDSPHQHPPERQEEKSTIC, from the coding sequence ATGGAAACTTTTCCTGAGAACACAAGTATGGAAAACTTCAGCTTCTATTATTACGAATTTAATGAAACGGTGGACGTTGATTATAAGTATAACGTATCCAAGTTCTTCATCCCGTACCTCCTGGTCTTTGCAGTGGGCCTCATTGGTAATGCCTTGGTCCTCTACATAGTATTGAGGTTCAGAAAAATGTGGACAACCTCCAACATCTACATGTTCAGTCTGGCTCTAGGTGACCTGTTTTATATGTTATGTTTGCTGTTTTTTGCCACTGAAATAGCCAGTTCTTATTGGCCGCTAGGAGCTTTCATGTGCCGACTGTTCTGGACCTTGACAACTCTGACTACTTTTTCCAGTATCTACTTCCTGGCCGTCATGTCCATCAGCGTCTTCATCCAGCTATATTTCCCAGCTTTTTCCAAAAAGAGATGTGGACTTAAGGCAGCTTCATTGACCAGTCTGGTTGTGTGGATCCTCTGTTTACTGCTGGGGACTCCTATATTTATCCACGCCGACATGGACGAGTATAACAACTGTAAGATCTTTTGGCCAAATCCTGTTGCCTTCTGGAAAATCAGCGTGACATCCTATACGTTCACCATGGCTTTTCTGTTGCCTCTGACATTGATTCTAATTTTCCTCATTCTGACTGCTCTCCGGGCCAGGAACCAGGAGAAGACAACTGAAACGGATTTTGATAGCCTGAAGGAGAACTTGGTTCTGATCGCTGTCCTGTGCCTGGTATATGTCATTGTCTGGCTTCCCACTCATGTCCTTGAAATTATTTCATCGACCGTTTACAACTTTCATATTGATGAAGGCGTCTACTACGGAGTCAGCCTCATATCTTACTTGAAAAGCTGTATTTATCCTATCCTCTTTGGGTTTCTGTCTCAAAGCTTCAAGGAAGCCTTCAAAAAAGTTCTTTGCTGCAAAAAAATGCAGAATGGTGACAGCCCCCACCAGCACCCACCTGAGAGACAAGAGGAAAAATCCACCATCTGTTAG